ACTCCACATCCACAACTAGTTGAAGCCTTAAAGAACAATCAAGATGCAAAAAAAGTTTTTGAAGGTTTAAGTCCATCTAGACAAAAAGAAATTATCCGCTATATTTCTTCACTAAAAACACAGCAAAGCATAGATAAAAATATTCAACGAACATTAGATTTCTTAAATGGAACTACTAATTTTATTGGCAGAGAAAAACCATAACAGTCATGACAACAAAAAAGCAAAATCTATTATCATCCAAAGAAACTAAAACATTGCTTACTGTTTTAGAAACTCGTTTTGAAAAAAATAAAAACAGACACCAAAACATTAATTGGAATGATGTATTAGCCAAACTAGAATCAAATCCTGATAAGCTATGGTCATTAAATGAAATGGAAAAAACTGGTGGCGAACCTGATGTTGTTGGTTATGATTCCAATACAAATGAATATCTTTTTTATGATTGTTCTGTTGAAAGCCCAAATGGTAGAAGAAGTTACTGTTATGACCGTGAAGCATTAAATAAGAGAAAAGAACACAAACCAAAAAACTCAGTTGAAG
The window above is part of the Flavobacterium sp. PMTSA4 genome. Proteins encoded here:
- a CDS encoding DUF4256 domain-containing protein, with the protein product MTTKKQNLLSSKETKTLLTVLETRFEKNKNRHQNINWNDVLAKLESNPDKLWSLNEMEKTGGEPDVVGYDSNTNEYLFYDCSVESPNGRRSYCYDREALNKRKEHKPKNSVEDVAKEMGIKLLNEEEYRTLQRLGKFDTKTSSWLQTPDNIRKLGGAIFGDFRYDTVFIYHNGADSYYAARGFRGSLKV